From a single Athene noctua chromosome 2, bAthNoc1.hap1.1, whole genome shotgun sequence genomic region:
- the CLEC3B gene encoding tetranectin: MVLRGACILLLCLLSLTQVSSQQNAKVRQKPVAAKKDGVSLKMIEDLKAMIDNISQEVALLKEKQALQTVCLKGTKIHLKCFLAFSETKTYHEASENCISQGGTLSTPQSGEENDALYDYMRKSIGSEAEIWLGLNDMAAEGKWVDMTGGPVRYKNWETEITTQPDGGKLENCAALSGAAIGKWFDKRCKDQLPYVCQFMIV, from the exons ATGGTGCTCCGGGGAGCCTGCATCCTTCTCCTTTGCCTTCTCTCCCTCACCCAGGTCTCCAGCCAGCAAAACGCCAAAGTCCGACAAAAACCAGTGGCTGCCAAGAAAG ATGGTGTGAGCCTGAAAATGATTGAAGACTTAAAGGCCATGATTGACAACATCTCTCAGGAGGTTGCTCTACTGAAGGAAAAGCAAGCACTCCAGACAG TTTGCCTGAAAGGCACCAAAATTCACCTAAAATGCTTTCTTGCATTTTCGGAGACCAAGACGTACCACGAGGCCAGCGAAAACTGCATCTCGCAGGGCGGCACgctcagcaccccccagagcGGGGAGGAGAACGATGCTCTCTACGACTACATGCGCAAGAGCATCGGCTCTGAAGCGGAGATCTGGCTGGGCCTCAACGACATGGCGGCGGAGGGCAAGTGGGTCGACATGACGGGCGGTCCTGTCCGCTACAAGAACTGGGAGACTGAAATCACCACCCAGCCTGACGGTGGCAAGCTGGAAAACTGCGCAGCTTTGTCAGGGGCTGCGATCGGCAAGTGGTTCGACAAGAGGTGCAAAGACCAGCTGCCCTACGTCTGCCAATTCATGATCGTGTAG